In one window of Photorhabdus laumondii subsp. laumondii DNA:
- a CDS encoding IS66-like element ISPlu20 family transposase, with amino-acid sequence MTLNDLIALDDPGQFRLRALALLQQQGDYIRQLEEALKQAQRWRFGAHSETLPAGPKRSQFEEDADTDIAVLETRLSRLHIKENATPAQPKRQPLPATLPREDIRLAPETESCPDCGHALRFLRDEISERLEYRPATFIVRRYISPQYSCARCQCVHAKAQPAHLIEKGLPEPGLLAQVVVAKYRDHLPLYRQQQIYARSGVTLARSTLSDWVGQVAVALQPLADALKQTLLTSPVLHADETPLPILAPGKGQTQRAYLWTSVTGPDTSPAVVYYELHPGRSGRYAQSLLKDWSGGTLVTDDYAGYNALHARADITEAGCWAHARRKFFDQYKASQSPVAKQALDGIRDLYKLERKIKHRPPDKRRQWRQRYARPWLNEFRSWLQTMQTQTAPNSGLRKAIDYTLKRWSALVCYLDDGGVPIDNNRAENAVRGVALGRKNWLFAGSLAAGQRAAMIMSLLETAKANGHEPWVWLRDVLSRLPVWPNNRLNELLPWPENPFR; translated from the coding sequence ATGACGCTCAATGACTTAATCGCGCTGGATGACCCCGGCCAGTTCCGCCTGCGGGCACTGGCGCTGCTTCAGCAACAAGGTGATTATATTCGCCAGCTGGAAGAGGCCCTGAAACAGGCGCAACGCTGGCGTTTTGGCGCGCACAGCGAAACCCTGCCTGCCGGTCCCAAACGCAGTCAGTTTGAGGAAGATGCCGATACCGATATCGCGGTGCTGGAAACCCGGCTGTCACGCCTGCATATCAAGGAAAACGCGACCCCGGCCCAGCCTAAACGTCAGCCTTTGCCGGCGACTTTACCCCGTGAAGATATCCGGCTGGCGCCGGAGACGGAGAGCTGCCCGGATTGCGGTCATGCCCTGCGCTTTTTGCGTGATGAAATCAGTGAGCGACTGGAATACCGTCCGGCCACGTTTATCGTCCGGCGCTATATCAGCCCGCAGTACAGCTGCGCGCGCTGTCAGTGTGTGCATGCTAAAGCCCAGCCCGCCCATCTTATTGAAAAGGGCCTTCCAGAGCCGGGGTTGCTGGCTCAGGTGGTGGTCGCTAAATATCGTGACCACCTGCCGCTCTACCGTCAGCAGCAAATCTATGCCCGCAGCGGTGTCACCCTGGCCCGCAGCACCCTGTCGGACTGGGTGGGGCAGGTGGCGGTGGCGTTGCAACCGTTAGCCGATGCCCTGAAGCAGACGCTGCTGACGTCCCCGGTGCTGCATGCCGATGAGACCCCGTTGCCGATACTGGCCCCGGGAAAAGGCCAGACCCAGCGAGCTTACCTGTGGACGTCTGTCACCGGCCCCGATACCTCGCCGGCAGTGGTATACTATGAGCTGCATCCCGGCCGCAGCGGCCGTTATGCCCAGAGCCTGCTGAAAGACTGGTCGGGCGGCACGTTGGTGACGGATGACTATGCCGGTTACAACGCACTGCATGCCCGGGCGGATATCACCGAAGCGGGTTGCTGGGCTCACGCCCGCCGCAAATTCTTTGACCAATACAAAGCGAGCCAAAGTCCGGTGGCGAAACAGGCGCTGGATGGCATTCGTGACCTGTACAAGCTGGAGCGAAAAATCAAACACCGGCCGCCGGATAAACGGCGTCAGTGGCGGCAGCGTTATGCCCGGCCGTGGCTGAATGAGTTCCGGTCCTGGTTGCAAACGATGCAGACCCAAACGGCCCCCAACTCGGGGTTACGCAAAGCGATAGATTACACGCTGAAGCGCTGGTCGGCGCTGGTGTGTTATCTGGATGACGGGGGGGTGCCGATAGACAACAACCGGGCGGAGAATGCGGTCCGGGGTGTGGCGCTCGGCCGAAAGAACTGGCTTTTTGCGGGTTCACTGGCCGCGGGGCAACGGGCGGCCATGATAATGAGCCTGCTGGAAACGGCCAAAGCCAACGGACATGAGCCCTGGGTCTGGTTACGTGATGTCCTCAGCCGGCTGCCTGTCTGGCCGAACAATCGGTTGAATGAGCTGTTGCCCTGGCCTGAGAATCCCTTCCGTTAA
- a CDS encoding type VI secretion system Vgr family protein, with protein sequence MTNLTPMIIFDHSRYRLKVWRNKAPLDVLAFTGQEALSQPFRYAIEFTSAEKGIEPAQMLMQQASFTLTSPAINPGIRWMPVVPPEPLRSVYGVISGFKLLSTSRDESRYEVTLEPRLALLARSHQYAIYQKLSVPEIVEKILRERHGFRGQDFLFSLAYSYPRREQVMQYGEDDLRFIQRLLAEVGIWYKVTADDRLKIDVVEFYDDQRDYQFNVYLPARNPSGMHGEEDAVVWGMETAYQVVEGKITTRNYDYHDARPYPGLNTEEDVTRGDRTTYGEAYHYRDDYRIPGDRYAYQPETESGVFYARLHHERYLNQRIRLRGMTTSATLVPGQELKVKGDAPETFRKGAIITHITNSARRDSSFEMTFTAIPYSETVCFRPERVPKPVMAGTIPARVSSTKVNDTYGDIDKDGLYRVAFNFDREKWPQGGESLWVRLARPYAGENYGFHWPLLEGTEVAIAFEGGDPDRPYIAHALHDSVHPDHVNLYNYKRNVLRTPANNKLRMDDERGREHIKLSTEYGGKSQLNLGHLVDSQRPHPDKRGEGFELRTDDWGAIRAGKGLFISADKQARAGGEVLAMEAALNQLQQAQTLTEALCGAAEMAKAELADLQQQKALLSETLAELKKSALLLSAPEGIAQTTAKSLQLAAGENIIATSGKSTDFSVLKKFTVAAGERISLFAQKLGIKLFASKGRVEIEAQGDEMGLAALKDITVNSHEGKVIISAKQEILLVSGGGYIRIGNGQVECGAPNHIIQRAAVWQKFGGQSVSQMVSQRETVDFSVTPQVLWPFDDMPVKDQHAFLHNHDDSQHSSITGADGKTAKQKKLGVEAIKFYLKEGKE encoded by the coding sequence ATGACGAACCTAACACCGATGATCATCTTTGATCACAGCCGTTACAGACTAAAAGTGTGGCGCAATAAAGCACCGCTGGATGTGCTGGCCTTTACCGGACAGGAAGCCTTAAGCCAGCCGTTTCGCTATGCCATTGAATTCACCAGTGCGGAGAAAGGGATTGAACCGGCACAGATGCTGATGCAGCAAGCCTCATTTACCCTGACCTCGCCTGCGATCAATCCGGGGATACGGTGGATGCCGGTTGTGCCGCCGGAGCCGCTGCGCTCGGTTTACGGGGTGATCAGCGGCTTTAAACTGCTCTCCACTTCGCGGGACGAAAGCCGTTACGAAGTGACGCTGGAGCCCCGGCTGGCGCTGCTGGCGAGAAGCCATCAATACGCTATTTACCAAAAACTGTCCGTGCCGGAGATTGTGGAGAAAATCCTGCGGGAGCGACATGGTTTTCGCGGGCAGGACTTCCTGTTCAGTCTGGCGTACAGCTACCCGAGGCGGGAACAGGTGATGCAGTATGGCGAAGATGACCTGCGCTTTATCCAACGCCTGCTGGCGGAAGTGGGTATCTGGTACAAAGTGACGGCGGATGACCGGTTAAAGATCGATGTGGTGGAGTTTTACGACGACCAGCGTGACTACCAGTTCAATGTCTACCTGCCTGCCCGCAATCCGTCAGGTATGCACGGCGAGGAGGACGCGGTGGTGTGGGGCATGGAGACCGCGTATCAGGTGGTGGAGGGGAAAATTACGACTCGGAATTATGACTACCACGATGCCCGGCCGTATCCCGGCTTGAACACCGAGGAGGATGTGACACGGGGCGATCGAACGACTTATGGCGAAGCGTACCATTACCGTGACGACTACCGAATACCCGGTGATCGTTACGCCTATCAACCGGAGACGGAAAGCGGGGTGTTTTATGCCCGTTTGCATCACGAACGTTACCTGAATCAACGTATTCGCCTGCGGGGAATGACCACTTCCGCTACGCTGGTGCCGGGGCAGGAGTTGAAAGTGAAAGGTGACGCCCCGGAAACGTTTCGCAAAGGGGCGATCATCACCCACATCACCAACAGTGCCCGCCGGGACAGCAGTTTTGAGATGACATTCACGGCCATTCCCTATTCCGAGACCGTGTGCTTTCGCCCGGAGCGGGTGCCGAAACCGGTGATGGCCGGCACGATACCCGCGCGGGTGAGCAGTACCAAAGTGAATGATACCTACGGCGATATCGACAAAGACGGCTTATATCGGGTGGCGTTTAACTTTGACCGGGAGAAATGGCCGCAAGGCGGCGAAAGCTTGTGGGTGCGTCTGGCGCGCCCGTATGCGGGAGAGAACTATGGCTTTCACTGGCCGTTGCTGGAAGGCACTGAAGTGGCGATCGCCTTTGAAGGGGGCGACCCGGACCGGCCCTATATCGCCCACGCGTTGCACGACTCAGTGCACCCGGATCACGTCAATCTCTACAACTACAAACGCAACGTTCTGCGCACTCCGGCGAATAACAAACTGCGGATGGATGACGAACGCGGTCGGGAACATATCAAACTGAGTACCGAGTACGGCGGTAAAAGCCAGTTGAACCTCGGTCATCTCGTTGATAGCCAGCGCCCACACCCAGATAAACGGGGAGAAGGCTTTGAGCTGCGAACCGACGACTGGGGAGCAATCCGGGCCGGTAAGGGGTTGTTTATCAGTGCGGATAAACAGGCCCGGGCGGGCGGCGAGGTGCTGGCGATGGAGGCGGCGCTGAATCAACTTCAACAAGCGCAGACCTTAACCGAGGCATTATGCGGCGCGGCTGAAATGGCTAAAGCGGAACTGGCGGATTTGCAGCAACAGAAGGCGTTGTTAAGTGAAACATTAGCCGAGCTGAAAAAATCCGCGTTGTTACTCTCCGCGCCAGAAGGGATCGCGCAGACGACGGCAAAAAGCCTCCAGTTGGCGGCCGGGGAAAATATTATCGCCACCAGTGGGAAAAGTACCGATTTCAGCGTATTGAAAAAATTCACGGTAGCGGCAGGTGAAAGGATCAGCCTGTTTGCCCAAAAACTGGGCATCAAACTGTTTGCCAGCAAAGGCCGGGTAGAGATTGAAGCGCAGGGTGATGAGATGGGGCTGGCGGCACTGAAAGATATCACGGTGAATAGCCATGAGGGCAAAGTGATCATCAGTGCTAAACAGGAGATTTTGTTGGTTAGTGGCGGTGGTTATATCCGAATAGGGAATGGTCAGGTGGAGTGTGGTGCGCCCAATCACATCATCCAACGGGCGGCAGTGTGGCAGAAGTTTGGCGGGCAGAGTGTTAGTCAGATGGTTTCCCAACGTGAAACAGTGGATTTTTCCGTCACACCGCAGGTGCTCTGGCCTTTTGATGATATGCCGGTGAAGGATCAACATGCCTTTTTGCACAATCATGACGATAGTCAGCACTCTTCGATAACGGGTGCAGACGGTAAGACGGCTAAACAGAAGAAATTGGGTGTGGAAGCAATAAAGTTTTATTTAAAAGAAGGTAAGGAGTGA
- a CDS encoding Hcp family type VI secretion system effector — translation MAIPAYLWLKDDGGADIKGSVEVRGREGSIEIVALEHMLHIPTDNNTGKLTGTRVHAPLVFTKEVDASSPYLYKAVTTGQTLKSAEIKWYNIDDAGQEKEYFITQLDNVKVVKVAPLMHDIKDPTKEKHNHLERIELRYEKITWTYKDGNIIHADAWNERTTA, via the coding sequence ATGGCGATTCCCGCTTATTTATGGCTGAAAGATGACGGCGGTGCTGACATCAAGGGCTCTGTCGAGGTACGGGGCCGGGAAGGTAGTATTGAAATTGTGGCGTTGGAACATATGTTGCACATCCCGACGGACAACAATACCGGCAAACTGACGGGGACCCGTGTGCATGCCCCATTGGTATTCACCAAAGAGGTGGATGCATCAAGTCCCTATTTGTATAAAGCGGTCACCACCGGCCAGACCCTGAAATCTGCTGAAATCAAATGGTACAACATTGACGACGCAGGTCAGGAGAAAGAGTACTTCATCACCCAACTGGACAACGTGAAGGTGGTGAAAGTGGCACCGCTGATGCATGACATCAAAGACCCTACCAAAGAGAAGCACAACCATCTGGAACGCATTGAGTTGCGTTACGAAAAAATCACCTGGACCTACAAAGACGGCAACATCATTCATGCTGATGCGTGGAATGAGCGCACGACGGCGTAA
- a CDS encoding OmpA family protein yields the protein MSVMLRRVLWGWGAGLALLLCLVWLPLSPVGRWVGAVIILLCTLMGLFYRGRSQRRERLNSLSAVLPPESNRLPVVLVYSDIQDSLFGNELLRQTPQGYWLCLPTGTSLSDAIVSLLAARPSWGGQLSVMAVINPQQYRDAAVLAGWVRELRWQLSQARQRHAIPLPLLLAGYVAGPSRQPDDSPWFEWQSGRTTVTAWREGASFQPLADWLEQGTLAEQMARFQCGVELTGWADWMKAHVLPVCLTPEDGLSPCPPLAMVLKFVPALPHWVTGHVWQQWLQTKTALNRAGDPIATSATATLPFPDSVVRLLPTSALQTALQRAVGIALGLFLLAGITALGCSAWHNRQLLRQVESDLLHYRSIAATDESRKAQAVAVLRDDADRLEKYHRDGVPWRLGLGLYQGARLPPPLHAAIAGYHAKPREKTPVTPGEPQTISLNSLALFDVGQAKLKAGSTKVLVNALINIRAKPGWMILIAGHTDSTGDATKNQVLSLARAEAVRDWMLQTSDISPACFTVQGKGATSPIATNTTAAGRAANRRVEIRLIPHVAACARPQKVPDTLSTTSPLPATSLK from the coding sequence ATGAGTGTCATGTTGCGACGGGTGTTATGGGGATGGGGGGCCGGGCTGGCGCTGCTGCTCTGTCTGGTCTGGTTGCCCTTATCGCCGGTGGGCCGGTGGGTGGGGGCAGTCATTATCCTGCTCTGTACGCTGATGGGGCTGTTTTATCGCGGGCGTTCTCAACGGCGAGAGCGCCTTAACAGCCTGTCAGCGGTACTGCCGCCTGAAAGTAATCGCCTGCCGGTGGTGTTGGTATATAGCGACATTCAGGACAGCTTGTTTGGTAATGAACTGTTGCGTCAGACGCCACAAGGCTATTGGTTGTGCTTACCGACAGGGACTTCTCTGTCTGACGCGATAGTTAGCTTGCTGGCCGCCCGGCCCTCTTGGGGCGGTCAGTTAAGTGTGATGGCGGTGATAAACCCGCAGCAATACCGTGACGCCGCCGTACTGGCTGGTTGGGTGCGAGAACTACGCTGGCAGTTATCTCAAGCGCGTCAACGACATGCTATCCCGCTGCCTTTACTGCTAGCGGGTTACGTAGCCGGGCCGTCCCGACAACCTGACGATTCACCGTGGTTTGAGTGGCAATCAGGACGAACCACGGTAACGGCTTGGCGCGAAGGTGCCTCTTTTCAACCACTCGCGGATTGGTTGGAACAGGGCACGCTGGCAGAACAGATGGCACGTTTTCAGTGTGGGGTTGAGTTGACTGGCTGGGCTGATTGGATGAAGGCGCATGTATTGCCCGTCTGCCTGACCCCGGAAGATGGCTTATCTCCTTGTCCGCCGCTGGCGATGGTATTGAAGTTTGTACCGGCATTACCGCATTGGGTAACCGGCCATGTCTGGCAACAGTGGTTACAAACCAAAACGGCGCTGAACAGGGCGGGCGATCCGATAGCCACATCGGCTACCGCTACATTGCCATTCCCGGACAGTGTAGTGCGGCTGCTGCCCACCAGTGCGCTACAAACAGCGCTACAGCGGGCCGTGGGGATAGCTCTGGGGCTGTTTCTGCTGGCGGGCATAACAGCGCTAGGTTGCTCGGCCTGGCATAACCGACAGTTATTGCGTCAGGTGGAGAGTGACCTGCTGCATTACCGGTCTATTGCCGCGACGGATGAGAGCCGCAAGGCACAGGCGGTGGCGGTACTGAGGGATGATGCCGATCGGCTTGAGAAGTATCACCGGGATGGCGTGCCGTGGCGTCTGGGATTGGGGCTATATCAAGGAGCACGATTACCTCCGCCATTGCATGCGGCCATTGCCGGTTACCACGCTAAACCGAGGGAGAAAACGCCGGTAACGCCGGGGGAACCACAGACCATCAGCCTTAACAGTCTGGCGCTGTTTGATGTGGGACAGGCGAAACTGAAAGCGGGTTCGACCAAAGTATTAGTCAACGCACTAATCAACATCCGTGCCAAACCGGGCTGGATGATCCTCATCGCCGGACATACTGATTCCACCGGTGATGCCACGAAAAATCAGGTGCTGTCACTGGCACGCGCCGAAGCAGTACGCGATTGGATGTTACAAACCAGCGACATATCGCCGGCTTGCTTCACTGTACAAGGCAAGGGAGCAACGAGTCCAATTGCGACTAACACAACCGCTGCGGGGCGAGCTGCCAATCGCAGGGTTGAAATCCGTCTGATACCGCATGTGGCCGCCTGTGCGCGACCGCAGAAAGTACCGGACACCTTATCAACAACGTCGCCGCTACCGGCGACATCACTTAAGTAA
- the tnpA gene encoding IS66 family insertion sequence element accessory protein TnpA has protein sequence MSRSRYTPEQKQHHVTQWRHSDLTRKQYCEQHQLSFSAFRDWIADSNNIPQPLSQTLPALLPVSLQPDDARTVTLHTPDGYAIACPLTLLPDVMRVLTRC, from the coding sequence ATGAGCCGTAGCCGATATACCCCGGAACAAAAACAACACCATGTGACCCAATGGCGCCACAGTGACCTGACCCGAAAACAGTATTGCGAACAGCATCAGCTGAGTTTTTCCGCTTTCCGCGACTGGATTGCCGACAGTAACAACATCCCCCAACCTCTCAGCCAGACACTGCCCGCCCTCTTACCGGTTTCACTCCAGCCTGACGACGCGCGCACCGTCACCCTGCATACCCCAGACGGCTATGCCATCGCCTGTCCATTGACGCTGTTGCCTGACGTGATGCGGGTACTGACCCGATGCTGA
- the tnpB gene encoding IS66 family insertion sequence element accessory protein TnpB (TnpB, as the term is used for proteins encoded by IS66 family insertion elements, is considered an accessory protein, since TnpC, encoded by a neighboring gene, is a DDE family transposase.) — protein sequence MLKPQQLFLVREPVDMRRGIDALTQHLEGLNLRWQDEAAFIFCNKARSRLKVLRWDRHGVWLCTRRLHRAHFVWPKQGERSWVMTPAQFDWLIRGIHWQQVEGDDLSGWRN from the coding sequence ATGCTGAAACCGCAACAGCTCTTTCTGGTGCGAGAGCCCGTCGACATGCGCCGGGGCATTGATGCCCTGACCCAGCACCTGGAGGGGCTGAATTTGCGCTGGCAGGACGAAGCCGCTTTTATTTTCTGCAACAAGGCCCGCTCCCGTCTCAAGGTGTTGCGCTGGGACCGACACGGCGTCTGGCTGTGTACCCGCCGTCTGCACCGGGCCCATTTTGTCTGGCCGAAGCAGGGCGAGCGCAGCTGGGTGATGACGCCCGCCCAGTTTGACTGGCTCATCCGCGGCATTCACTGGCAACAGGTCGAGGGAGATGACCTGTCCGGCTGGCGAAACTAA
- a CDS encoding esterase/lipase family protein, translating into MTDSSEKVVVYPVYDEHGRLYYPLVSAPSHKDLTAICYKVPNRVIPVIFLPGVMGSNLQDQYGTSVWRLDGISSTLEWFIRGAETRKKLLDPENTVVDSRGKVDDNHKEGPKFPSRQERGWGQASYMSYGEFLPWLQAALDDQDELLFNRLNKTGELTLRQKLEFMDLQAETGEEKLLSKEIKLSYQYQFPVHVMGYNWLQSNADSANQLAEHLIDIITHYKQRGQPCEKVILVTHSMGGLVARHYSEKLEGSKKILGIVHGVMPTYGAPTAYKRMKAGEGGGVGLVIGSNGAKMTPVMAQSPGPLQLLPSLRYGTGWLQIKDGKTLYTLPKRDPYEEIYLQRDKWWGLCEDRLINPTNEKRNPVVMQADWKKYTHILSRVVQPFIEELTGCYHGNTYAFYGNSTEHLSYGVVRWTRRSYVDRGDDPNLAFNRPVYDPFNNHLSDTRMVGYSLDPNKPDDHSHLRAFILEKPQQPGDGTVPVQGGKFTAGGLRSILGAEVDHEHAYNTDKTRFFTLRAIIKIAQLVKQTSLAYPDE; encoded by the coding sequence ATGACTGATTCATCAGAAAAAGTGGTTGTTTATCCTGTTTATGATGAGCATGGCAGGTTGTATTACCCGCTAGTGAGTGCGCCCAGCCATAAGGACCTGACGGCGATTTGCTATAAGGTGCCTAACCGGGTGATCCCAGTGATTTTTCTGCCCGGCGTGATGGGGAGTAATTTGCAAGATCAATATGGAACGTCAGTCTGGCGTTTAGACGGCATATCGAGCACCTTGGAATGGTTTATTAGAGGAGCAGAAACACGAAAAAAATTGCTTGATCCGGAAAATACTGTGGTCGATTCGCGTGGAAAGGTAGATGACAATCATAAAGAAGGCCCCAAATTTCCTTCTCGTCAAGAGCGAGGTTGGGGGCAGGCATCTTATATGAGTTATGGAGAATTTTTACCCTGGCTCCAGGCTGCGTTGGATGATCAGGATGAGTTATTGTTTAACCGGTTGAATAAGACAGGAGAACTGACCCTGCGCCAGAAACTGGAGTTTATGGATCTACAGGCGGAAACGGGGGAAGAAAAGCTTTTATCGAAAGAGATTAAACTGAGTTATCAATATCAGTTTCCGGTTCATGTCATGGGTTATAACTGGCTCCAGTCTAATGCGGATTCCGCAAATCAACTGGCTGAGCATCTTATTGATATTATTACACACTATAAACAGCGTGGTCAGCCCTGTGAAAAAGTGATTCTGGTGACACACTCAATGGGGGGACTAGTGGCGCGTCACTATTCAGAGAAATTGGAGGGAAGTAAGAAAATATTAGGTATTGTACACGGTGTCATGCCGACCTATGGCGCGCCGACGGCTTATAAACGGATGAAAGCGGGTGAAGGGGGGGGAGTCGGACTGGTTATCGGCAGTAATGGCGCCAAGATGACGCCAGTGATGGCGCAATCACCGGGACCACTTCAACTATTACCTAGTTTGAGATATGGCACTGGGTGGTTGCAGATTAAAGATGGTAAGACACTTTATACCTTACCCAAACGCGATCCTTATGAAGAAATCTACTTGCAACGTGATAAGTGGTGGGGGTTATGTGAAGATCGTCTAATTAATCCGACCAATGAGAAAAGAAATCCGGTAGTAATGCAGGCAGATTGGAAAAAATATACTCATATACTGTCTCGTGTAGTCCAACCTTTTATCGAAGAGTTAACTGGTTGTTACCACGGCAATACCTATGCCTTTTATGGTAACAGTACCGAACACCTCTCTTACGGCGTCGTGAGGTGGACTCGTAGAAGTTATGTTGACCGGGGAGATGATCCTAATCTGGCATTTAATAGACCGGTATATGATCCTTTTAATAATCACCTTTCCGATACACGCATGGTGGGATATTCCCTCGACCCAAACAAACCCGATGACCATAGCCATTTAAGAGCTTTTATTCTTGAAAAGCCGCAGCAACCCGGTGATGGAACAGTACCGGTGCAGGGTGGAAAGTTTACCGCTGGAGGGCTGCGTTCAATATTGGGAGCGGAGGTTGATCATGAGCATGCCTATAATACTGATAAAACCCGTTTTTTTACTCTGCGGGCAATTATCAAAATAGCGCAATTAGTTAAACAAACTTCCTTGGCTTATCCCGATGAATAG
- a CDS encoding DotU/TssL family secretion system protein, protein MNKSPLSTKKSPPDIDALLQNSYLLVAELCQGASVEQAEVVWQHCTREIEQTRQALSDADVSESAINHISYAQCALLDETVLERAPEQGYAAWRATSLQEHFFDTAEAGNQLYERMRTVLNEPAADRAVL, encoded by the coding sequence ATGAATAAATCACCTTTATCAACTAAAAAATCGCCACCGGATATCGATGCCTTGTTACAGAACAGCTACCTGTTGGTGGCAGAGCTCTGTCAGGGCGCATCGGTGGAACAGGCGGAGGTGGTGTGGCAGCACTGCACCCGCGAGATAGAACAGACACGGCAAGCGCTGAGTGATGCGGATGTTAGCGAATCCGCGATAAATCATATCAGCTACGCCCAGTGCGCCCTGCTGGATGAAACCGTGCTGGAGCGAGCGCCGGAACAGGGATATGCAGCCTGGCGGGCAACATCATTACAGGAGCATTTCTTTGATACCGCCGAGGCCGGTAACCAGTTGTATGAACGGATGCGTACTGTACTGAATGAACCGGCCGCCGATCGGGCAGTACTGTAA
- a CDS encoding DotU family type IV/VI secretion system protein, translated as MLLLGFQGKCQEDTSLIREQLVTRLSQQVVPFGTAQQSPVLTNVPLSHLRLRSIVGQLAVAISGMVIVLFGVWWGLGHYLATLFPGLAR; from the coding sequence GTGTTGCTGTTGGGATTTCAGGGAAAGTGTCAGGAGGATACCTCATTGATACGTGAACAACTGGTGACTCGCTTGAGTCAACAGGTCGTACCTTTCGGCACGGCTCAGCAATCACCGGTGTTAACCAATGTGCCATTGTCCCATCTCAGGCTACGCTCCATCGTCGGCCAACTAGCCGTGGCGATCTCTGGGATGGTCATCGTGTTGTTCGGTGTCTGGTGGGGGTTAGGTCACTATCTGGCAACGCTATTTCCGGGGTTGGCGAGATGA